One stretch of Micromonospora echinospora DNA includes these proteins:
- the surE gene encoding 5'/3'-nucleotidase SurE — protein MTADRPPRVLVTNDDGVHAPGIRALARAAYERGLDVVVAAPRHEASGMSAALSAVTDDGRLVFGETELDGLPGVPAYAVAASPAYIAILAGLGVFGPVPDLLLSGINRGANAGHAVLHSGTVGAALTAGNNGIRALAVSLDVLTPAAASAGSGGAAIAVLDTVDDESRHWSTAAELAGSLLPWLAGADPGTVLNLNVPDLPADQVAGLRQATLAPFGQVQVSVAERGEGFVRTAVEENAVRAVPGTDIAWLADGYAAVTAIRALGHLPDVELPVDG, from the coding sequence ATGACGGCTGACCGGCCGCCCCGGGTGCTGGTGACAAACGACGACGGCGTGCACGCGCCCGGCATCCGCGCACTGGCCCGGGCCGCGTACGAGCGCGGGCTGGACGTGGTGGTCGCCGCGCCGCGGCACGAGGCGAGCGGGATGAGCGCGGCGCTGTCCGCGGTGACCGACGACGGGCGGCTGGTGTTCGGCGAGACCGAGCTGGACGGGCTGCCCGGCGTGCCCGCGTACGCGGTGGCCGCCTCACCGGCGTACATCGCGATCCTGGCCGGGCTCGGGGTGTTCGGGCCGGTACCGGACCTGCTGCTGTCCGGCATCAACCGGGGCGCGAACGCGGGCCACGCGGTCCTGCACTCCGGCACCGTCGGCGCGGCGCTGACCGCCGGCAACAACGGCATCCGCGCGCTCGCCGTGTCGCTCGACGTGCTCACCCCGGCGGCGGCGAGCGCCGGCAGCGGTGGCGCGGCGATTGCGGTGCTGGACACCGTGGACGACGAGTCCCGGCACTGGTCGACGGCCGCCGAGCTGGCCGGGAGTCTGCTGCCCTGGCTGGCCGGGGCGGACCCGGGCACCGTGCTCAACCTCAACGTGCCCGACCTGCCGGCCGATCAGGTGGCCGGGCTGCGCCAGGCGACGCTGGCGCCGTTCGGCCAGGTGCAGGTGTCGGTCGCCGAGCGCGGTGAGGGGTTCGTGCGTACGGCGGTGGAGGAGAACGCGGTCCGCGCGGTCCCCGGCACCGACATCGCCTGGCTGGCCGACGGGTACGCCGCGGTCACCGCGATCCGGGCGCTCGGGCACCTGCCCGACGTGGAGCTGCCGGTCGACGGCTGA
- a CDS encoding alpha/beta fold hydrolase, which produces MTTAQRDETDAPGRYADVNGVRLYHETHGTGRPMILLHGGLTSGEMFAPILPMLTAKHQVVVVDLQGHGRTADVDRPLDMALMADDVAALIDHLGLDRPDVVGFSLGGGVALHVGFRHPEKVGRLVAASAHIRRDAVYPELLAQQGQVNAAAAEYLKDTPMYELYQRVAPRPEDFPRLLDKIGEAMRKDFDFTDQVRALRVPTLVVAADADMAPPSHFVEVFGLLDGGRRDGGWTGEGRPAGGHALAILPGLTHYDIDQSPLFAAVTLAFLDRDR; this is translated from the coding sequence ATGACCACCGCCCAGCGCGACGAGACCGACGCCCCGGGGCGGTACGCCGACGTCAACGGCGTACGCCTCTACCACGAGACGCACGGCACCGGACGGCCGATGATCCTGCTGCACGGCGGGCTCACCTCGGGCGAGATGTTCGCGCCGATCCTGCCCATGCTCACCGCGAAACACCAGGTCGTCGTGGTGGACCTGCAGGGGCACGGCCGCACCGCGGACGTGGACCGGCCGCTCGACATGGCGTTGATGGCCGATGACGTCGCCGCGCTGATCGACCACCTGGGGCTGGACCGGCCGGACGTGGTCGGCTTCTCCCTCGGCGGCGGCGTCGCCCTGCACGTCGGGTTCCGGCATCCGGAGAAGGTCGGCCGGCTGGTCGCCGCGTCCGCGCACATCCGCCGCGACGCCGTCTACCCGGAGCTGCTGGCGCAGCAGGGTCAGGTGAACGCCGCGGCGGCCGAATACCTGAAGGACACCCCGATGTACGAGCTGTACCAGCGGGTCGCGCCACGCCCGGAGGACTTCCCCCGGCTGCTCGACAAGATCGGCGAGGCGATGCGCAAGGACTTCGACTTCACCGACCAGGTGCGTGCCCTGCGGGTGCCGACGCTCGTGGTCGCCGCCGACGCCGACATGGCTCCGCCGAGCCACTTCGTGGAGGTGTTCGGGCTGCTCGACGGCGGCCGGCGCGACGGCGGCTGGACGGGCGAGGGCCGACCGGCGGGCGGGCACGCGCTGGCGATCCTGCCCGGCCTGACCCACTACGACATCGACCAGTCGCCGCTGTTCGCCGCGGTGACCCTGGCCTTCCTCGACCGGGACCGCTGA
- a CDS encoding sigma-70 family RNA polymerase sigma factor, translated as MWASFGGVSEVASIPVEAQLEAYRSELTGYCYRMLGSAFEAEDAVQDTFVRAWRNFDKFEGRSALRTWLYRIATNVCLTMATSAQRRIRPMDLGPAGVGTATHPGEPRPEQIWLGPVPDDRVLPEAGDPAEVVAGRESVRLAFVAALQHLPPRQRAVLILREVLAWSAQEVADLLDTSVASVNSALQRARATLASADTEADASRPLDDEQQALLARYVRAFEAYDLTALTALLHEDATLSMPPLPLWLRGPEHIAAWMAGTGSGCRGSRLVPTAANGMPAFGHYRRDPDGSGHVPWALIVIGVSGGRITSLNNFLDVDRLFPLFGLPARLEEGAGQPEQARELA; from the coding sequence ATGTGGGCTAGCTTCGGCGGGGTGAGCGAGGTGGCGAGCATTCCCGTCGAGGCGCAACTCGAGGCGTACCGGTCGGAGCTGACCGGCTACTGCTACCGGATGCTGGGTTCGGCCTTCGAGGCCGAGGACGCGGTGCAGGACACCTTCGTCCGGGCCTGGCGCAACTTCGACAAGTTCGAAGGGCGTTCCGCGCTGCGGACCTGGCTCTACCGGATCGCCACGAACGTCTGCCTCACCATGGCCACCAGCGCGCAGCGCCGGATCCGGCCGATGGACCTCGGCCCGGCGGGCGTCGGCACCGCCACCCATCCCGGCGAGCCGCGCCCGGAGCAGATCTGGCTCGGCCCGGTGCCCGACGACCGGGTGCTGCCCGAGGCCGGTGACCCGGCCGAGGTGGTCGCCGGCCGCGAGTCGGTGCGGCTGGCGTTCGTCGCGGCGTTGCAGCACCTGCCGCCCAGGCAGCGGGCCGTGCTGATCCTGCGCGAGGTGCTCGCCTGGTCGGCCCAGGAGGTCGCCGACCTGCTCGACACGTCGGTGGCGAGCGTCAACAGCGCGCTGCAACGGGCGCGGGCCACGCTCGCCTCGGCCGACACCGAGGCAGACGCGAGCCGTCCGCTCGATGACGAGCAGCAGGCGCTGCTCGCCCGCTACGTGCGCGCGTTCGAGGCGTACGACCTGACGGCGCTCACCGCGCTGCTGCACGAGGACGCGACGCTGTCGATGCCGCCGCTGCCGCTGTGGCTGCGCGGCCCCGAACACATCGCGGCCTGGATGGCCGGCACCGGCAGCGGCTGCCGCGGCTCCCGGCTGGTGCCGACCGCCGCAAACGGGATGCCCGCGTTCGGGCACTACCGGCGCGACCCCGACGGCTCAGGACACGTGCCCTGGGCGCTGATCGTGATCGGCGTCTCCGGCGGCCGGATCACGTCGCTCAACAACTTCCTCGACGTCGACCGCCTGTTCCCGCTGTTCGGGCTGCCCGCCCGGCTGGAGGAGGGCGCCGGCCAGCCCGAGCAGGCCCGCGAGCTCGCGTAG
- a CDS encoding winged helix-turn-helix domain-containing protein — protein MTGMPSLVIGVASSSAERRQLAQLLGGTEAFLIVSSVHQARRFLDLVRRPAGPPAPRPQPVGESPVPSSGPSSRLELGVDSDRRVLRWREREVGLTPLEHDLLVCLAGTPGQVWTYARLHREVWGNDHLGRGSDMHSVVRRIRRKLARLNVPATIHAVRGVGFRLTPP, from the coding sequence ATGACAGGGATGCCGTCCTTGGTCATCGGCGTCGCGTCCTCGTCGGCCGAGCGCCGGCAGCTGGCCCAGCTGCTCGGCGGCACCGAGGCGTTCCTGATCGTCTCCAGCGTCCACCAGGCCCGCCGCTTCCTCGACCTGGTCCGCCGTCCGGCCGGCCCGCCGGCGCCCCGGCCGCAGCCCGTCGGTGAGTCGCCCGTCCCGTCGTCCGGCCCGTCGTCCCGGCTGGAGCTGGGTGTCGACTCCGACCGGCGGGTGCTGCGCTGGCGGGAGCGGGAGGTCGGGTTGACGCCGCTGGAGCACGACCTGCTGGTCTGCCTGGCCGGCACGCCCGGTCAGGTGTGGACGTACGCCCGGCTGCACCGCGAGGTCTGGGGCAACGACCACCTGGGCCGGGGCTCGGACATGCACTCGGTGGTACGCCGTATCCGGCGCAAGCTGGCCCGCCTCAACGTTCCCGCGACCATCCACGCCGTCCGAGGCGTCGGCTTCCGCCTGACCCCACCCTGA